A region from the Sulfitobacter sp. D7 genome encodes:
- a CDS encoding response regulator yields MKTTPAKFLIVDDDKVSVMAMQRAMRKLKIVNETAVCHDGQHALEFLAEEVKRHGRLPPYIVTLDLNMPRMGGLEFLEVVRADPALERMVVFVFTTSDMPTDVQSAYSKNVAGYIVKENPSETFANALGMLNAYSRIVELPA; encoded by the coding sequence ATGAAAACGACGCCCGCGAAATTTCTTATCGTAGACGATGACAAAGTCAGCGTGATGGCCATGCAACGGGCGATGCGCAAGTTGAAGATCGTCAACGAAACGGCGGTTTGTCACGACGGGCAACATGCGCTCGAATTTTTAGCGGAGGAGGTGAAGCGGCATGGGCGATTGCCGCCCTATATCGTCACACTTGACCTCAACATGCCGCGCATGGGCGGGCTTGAGTTCTTGGAAGTTGTCCGAGCCGATCCGGCGTTGGAGCGGATGGTGGTTTTTGTCTTCACCACCTCCGATATGCCCACGGACGTGCAATCCGCCTATAGCAAGAATGTCGCGGGCTATATCGTGAAGGAGAACCCGTCAGAGACCTTTGCCAATGCGCTTGGCATGCTCAATGCCTATTCGCGG